The Streptomyces sp. Alt3 genome has a segment encoding these proteins:
- the dxs gene encoding 1-deoxy-D-xylulose-5-phosphate synthase, with translation MDLLTRIRGPRDLDRLDSEQLDQLAGEIRTFLVEAVSKTGGHLGPNLGVVELTIALHRVFESPQDKVLFDTGHQSYVHKLLTGRQDFSKLKSKGGLSGYPSRAESEHDVIENSHASTVLGWADGLAKANEVLGKEDHVVAVIGDGALTGGMAWEALNNIAAAKDRPLVIVVNDNERSYAPTIGGLANHLATLRTTDGYERFLARGKDLLERTPVVGRPLYETLHGAKKGLKDFIAPQGMFEDLGLKYVGPIDGHDIEALESALQRAKRFGGPVIVHCLTEKGRGYTPALEDEADRFHAVGKIHPDTGLPISTSGLDWTSVFGEEMVKLGHEREDIVAITAAMLQPVGLGKFEEAFPDRIYDVGIAEQHGAVSAAGLATGGLHPVFAVYATFLNRAFDQVLMDVALHRCGVTFVLDRAGVTGTDGASHNGMWDMSILQCVPTLRIAAPRDADQVRAQLREAVAVDDAPTVVRFSKGAVGPAVKAVGTVGGMDVLRSPGTDKPDVLLVSVGALAPMCLEIAALLDAQGISTTVVDPRWVKPVDEALAPLAAEHRVVVTVEDNSRAGGVGSAVAQALRDAGVDVPLRDFGIPPVFLDHASRGEVMAEIGLTAPDIARQVTGLVAKLDGRYESRVVEPARD, from the coding sequence GTGGATCTGCTGACCCGCATCAGGGGACCGCGCGACCTGGACCGGCTCGACTCCGAGCAGCTGGACCAGCTCGCCGGGGAGATCCGTACCTTCCTCGTCGAGGCGGTGTCCAAGACCGGTGGCCACCTCGGCCCGAACCTGGGTGTGGTCGAGCTGACCATCGCCCTGCACCGCGTCTTCGAGTCCCCGCAGGACAAGGTCCTCTTCGACACCGGCCACCAGAGCTACGTGCACAAGCTGCTCACCGGCCGGCAGGACTTCTCGAAGCTCAAGAGCAAGGGCGGACTCTCCGGATATCCCTCCCGCGCGGAGTCCGAGCACGACGTCATCGAGAACTCCCACGCCTCGACGGTGCTCGGCTGGGCCGACGGCCTCGCCAAGGCCAACGAGGTCCTGGGCAAGGAGGACCACGTCGTCGCCGTGATCGGTGACGGCGCGCTCACCGGCGGTATGGCCTGGGAGGCGCTGAACAACATCGCCGCCGCCAAGGACCGCCCCCTCGTCATCGTCGTCAACGACAACGAGCGCTCCTACGCCCCGACCATCGGGGGCCTCGCGAACCACCTCGCCACTCTCCGGACCACCGACGGGTACGAGCGGTTCCTCGCCCGCGGCAAGGACCTCCTGGAGCGCACACCGGTCGTCGGCAGGCCGCTGTACGAGACCCTGCACGGCGCCAAGAAGGGCCTCAAGGACTTCATCGCCCCGCAGGGCATGTTCGAGGACCTCGGGCTGAAGTACGTCGGCCCGATCGACGGCCACGACATCGAGGCACTGGAGTCCGCGCTCCAGCGGGCCAAGCGCTTCGGCGGCCCGGTGATCGTGCACTGCCTCACCGAGAAGGGCCGCGGTTACACCCCTGCCCTCGAGGACGAGGCGGACCGTTTCCACGCGGTCGGCAAGATCCACCCGGACACCGGCCTGCCGATCTCCACCTCGGGGCTCGACTGGACGTCGGTCTTCGGCGAGGAGATGGTCAAGCTCGGCCACGAGCGCGAGGACATCGTCGCGATCACGGCCGCCATGCTCCAGCCGGTCGGCCTCGGCAAGTTCGAGGAGGCCTTCCCGGACCGGATCTACGACGTGGGGATCGCCGAGCAGCACGGCGCGGTCTCCGCGGCGGGCCTTGCCACCGGCGGACTGCACCCCGTCTTCGCGGTGTACGCGACCTTCCTGAACCGTGCCTTCGACCAGGTCCTGATGGACGTGGCCCTGCACAGGTGCGGTGTGACCTTCGTCCTGGACCGGGCCGGTGTCACGGGCACGGACGGCGCCTCGCACAACGGCATGTGGGACATGTCGATCCTGCAGTGCGTGCCGACCCTCCGCATCGCCGCCCCGCGCGACGCCGACCAGGTCCGCGCCCAGCTGCGCGAGGCCGTGGCCGTCGACGACGCCCCCACCGTCGTCCGCTTCTCCAAGGGCGCCGTCGGTCCCGCGGTCAAGGCGGTCGGCACGGTGGGCGGTATGGACGTGCTCCGCTCGCCGGGCACGGACAAGCCGGACGTCCTCCTGGTCTCCGTCGGTGCCCTCGCCCCGATGTGCCTGGAGATCGCCGCCCTGCTGGACGCCCAGGGCATCTCCACGACCGTGGTCGACCCGCGCTGGGTCAAGCCCGTCGACGAGGCGCTCGCCCCGCTCGCGGCCGAGCACCGGGTCGTCGTCACCGTCGAGGACAACAGCAGGGCCGGCGGTGTCGGCTCCGCCGTCGCCCAGGCGCTGCGTGACGCCGGTGTCGACGTACCGCTGCGCGACTTCGGCATCCCGCCGGTGTTCCTCGACCACGCCTCGCGTGGCGAGGTCATGGCGGAGATCGGGCTGACCGCACCGGACATCGCCCGCCAGGTCACCGGCCTGGTCGCGAAGCTCGACGGCCGCTACGAGAGCCGCGTCGTGGAGCCCGCCCGCGACTGA
- a CDS encoding sugar ABC transporter permease: MTTDKTSTAVVNPEAAKGADTAVDPRLLVREQGLGGYLTEFKRKMRGGDLGSIPVIIGLIIICVVFQSLNSEFLSAKNVSDIAVTMVATGMMAVGIIFVLLLGEIDLSVGSVSGVSGAVVAVLSVTHGMNEWLAILVAILSGAVIGAIHGFFFARIGAPAFAVTLAGLLFWLGFMLQLLGDTGTINLDSDGVVGNLTTYYFSDVAAAYGLAAVSVIGYFLSAFLDTRRREAAGIPARPLVDIVVRTVVLAVFAFGAAFMFNQYRGLPLALVLFLIVLVGTDFVLRRTSYGRKIFALGGSVEASRRAGINVTAIRVSVFSIAGTFAAIGGLFWASKIAAANQGSGAGDLLMNVIAAAVIGGTSLFGGRGRTWNALLGVMVIVSIQYGLALEGIATPINYMITGAVLLITVVIDSITRKTQKTAGRA; the protein is encoded by the coding sequence GTGACAACCGACAAGACGTCCACCGCAGTGGTCAACCCGGAGGCGGCCAAGGGCGCCGACACCGCGGTCGACCCCAGGCTCCTCGTGCGCGAGCAGGGCCTCGGCGGCTACCTCACCGAGTTCAAGCGCAAGATGCGCGGCGGTGACCTCGGCTCGATCCCCGTGATCATCGGCCTGATCATCATCTGCGTCGTCTTCCAGAGCCTGAACTCCGAGTTCCTCTCGGCGAAGAACGTCAGCGACATCGCCGTCACGATGGTGGCGACCGGCATGATGGCCGTCGGCATCATCTTCGTGCTGCTGCTCGGCGAGATCGACCTCTCGGTCGGCTCGGTCAGCGGTGTCTCGGGCGCGGTCGTCGCCGTGCTCAGCGTCACCCACGGCATGAACGAGTGGCTCGCCATACTCGTCGCCATCCTCAGCGGCGCGGTCATCGGAGCCATCCACGGCTTCTTCTTCGCACGGATAGGCGCCCCCGCCTTCGCCGTGACCCTCGCCGGGCTGCTGTTCTGGCTGGGCTTCATGCTCCAGCTGCTCGGTGACACCGGCACGATCAACCTGGACAGCGACGGTGTCGTCGGCAACCTGACCACGTACTACTTCTCGGACGTCGCCGCCGCCTACGGCCTCGCCGCCGTCTCGGTGATCGGCTACTTCCTCTCGGCCTTCCTGGACACCCGCCGCCGTGAGGCCGCGGGCATCCCCGCGCGGCCGCTCGTCGACATCGTGGTCCGCACCGTCGTGCTCGCGGTGTTCGCCTTCGGCGCCGCGTTCATGTTCAACCAGTACCGCGGTCTGCCGCTGGCCCTGGTCCTCTTCCTGATCGTCCTGGTCGGTACGGACTTCGTCCTGCGCCGCACCTCCTACGGCCGGAAGATCTTCGCGCTCGGCGGCAGCGTCGAGGCGTCCCGGCGCGCCGGTATCAACGTCACCGCGATCCGCGTCTCGGTCTTCTCCATCGCGGGCACCTTCGCGGCGATCGGCGGCCTCTTCTGGGCGTCCAAGATCGCGGCGGCCAACCAGGGCTCCGGGGCCGGTGACCTCCTGATGAACGTCATCGCCGCGGCCGTCATCGGCGGCACCAGCCTCTTCGGCGGCCGGGGACGCACCTGGAACGCGCTGCTCGGTGTCATGGTGATCGTCTCGATCCAGTACGGCCTCGCGCTGGAAGGCATCGCCACGCCGATCAACTACATGATCACCGGTGCTGTTCTTCTCATCACGGTCGTCATCGACTCCATCACCCGCAAGACGCAGAAGACGGCCGGCCGCGCCTGA
- a CDS encoding ATP-binding cassette domain-containing protein: protein MVHVSATPVLALRGVSKRFGAVQALTDVELEVHAGEVVALVGDNGAGKSTLVKTIAGVHPIDDGVIEWDGRAVQINKPHDAQSLGIATVYQDLALCDNIDVVGNLYLGRELRKFGILDEVEMERRSRELLSTLSIRIPSVRIPIASLSGGQRQTVAIARSMLGEPKLVILDEPTAALGVEQTAQVLDLVERLRERGHAVILISHNMADVKAVADKVAVLRLGRNNGVFDVKTTSQEEIISAITGATENAVTRRAARNAEAQK, encoded by the coding sequence ATGGTTCACGTGTCCGCTACGCCCGTGTTGGCGTTGCGAGGGGTCTCCAAGCGATTCGGTGCCGTCCAGGCGCTCACCGACGTAGAGCTTGAGGTCCACGCCGGTGAGGTGGTCGCCCTGGTGGGTGACAACGGAGCCGGTAAATCAACGCTGGTCAAGACGATCGCCGGAGTGCATCCCATCGATGACGGTGTCATCGAGTGGGACGGCCGGGCCGTCCAGATCAACAAGCCGCACGACGCCCAGAGCCTGGGGATCGCGACCGTCTACCAGGACCTCGCGCTCTGCGACAACATCGACGTCGTCGGCAACCTCTACCTCGGACGGGAGCTCCGCAAGTTCGGAATCCTCGACGAGGTCGAGATGGAGCGGCGCTCGCGCGAGCTCCTCAGCACGCTGTCGATCCGTATCCCCAGCGTCCGCATCCCGATCGCGTCGCTCTCCGGCGGTCAGCGCCAGACGGTCGCCATCGCCCGCTCGATGCTGGGCGAGCCCAAGCTCGTCATCCTCGACGAGCCCACCGCCGCCCTCGGTGTCGAGCAGACCGCGCAGGTCCTCGACCTCGTCGAGCGGCTGCGCGAGCGAGGCCACGCGGTCATCCTCATCAGCCACAACATGGCCGATGTGAAGGCCGTCGCCGACAAGGTCGCCGTACTCCGGCTGGGCCGGAACAACGGGGTCTTCGACGTGAAGACCACCTCGCAGGAAGAGATCATCTCCGCCATCACGGGCGCCACGGAGAACGCCGTGACCCGTCGTGCGGCGCGCAACGCGGAGGCCCAGAAGTGA
- a CDS encoding sugar ABC transporter substrate-binding protein, producing the protein MNTRMRRAAVAVAATTMAVSLAACGSAKESGDKTADTDSAKKGDNLKIGLLLPENVTARYEKFDKPIIEKKVGELTGGKAEVTYANAKQDATLQAQQVDTMITNKVDALIIDAVDAKAIENSVKKAKDEGIPVVAFDRLAEGPIDAYTSFDNEEVGRVQGKALLEALGDAAKPTVVMMNGSITDPNAALFKKGAKSVLDGKVTYGKEYDTKEWKPENANSNMEGAITALGKDKIAGVYSANDGMAGGIIQALKSAGLSKLPPVTGQDAELAGVQRIVTGEQFMSVYKPYPQEGIVAAEMAVALAKGEKLDSIATSKVDNAGTKGIATVLVPVVSLTKDNIKDTVLKDGIWTLDEICTAKYKAACDAAGLK; encoded by the coding sequence CCGCCGTTGCCGTTGCCGCCACCACCATGGCCGTCTCGCTCGCAGCCTGCGGAAGCGCCAAGGAGTCGGGCGACAAGACCGCCGACACCGACTCGGCGAAGAAGGGCGACAACCTCAAGATCGGCCTGCTTCTCCCCGAGAACGTCACGGCCCGTTACGAGAAGTTCGACAAGCCGATCATCGAGAAGAAGGTCGGCGAGCTCACCGGCGGCAAGGCGGAGGTCACCTACGCCAACGCCAAGCAGGACGCCACGCTGCAGGCGCAGCAGGTCGACACCATGATCACGAACAAGGTCGACGCCCTCATCATCGACGCCGTCGACGCCAAGGCCATCGAGAACAGCGTGAAGAAGGCCAAGGACGAGGGCATCCCCGTCGTCGCCTTCGACCGCCTCGCCGAGGGTCCGATCGACGCCTACACCTCCTTCGACAACGAAGAGGTCGGCCGCGTGCAGGGCAAGGCCCTGCTGGAGGCCCTGGGCGACGCCGCCAAGCCCACCGTCGTGATGATGAACGGCTCGATCACCGACCCGAACGCCGCGCTCTTCAAGAAGGGCGCCAAGTCGGTCCTCGACGGCAAGGTGACCTACGGCAAGGAGTACGACACCAAGGAGTGGAAGCCGGAGAACGCCAACTCCAACATGGAGGGCGCGATCACCGCTCTGGGCAAGGACAAGATCGCCGGCGTGTACTCCGCCAACGACGGCATGGCCGGCGGCATCATCCAGGCCCTCAAGTCCGCCGGGCTCTCCAAGCTCCCGCCGGTCACCGGCCAGGACGCCGAACTCGCGGGTGTGCAGCGCATCGTCACCGGTGAGCAGTTCATGAGCGTCTACAAGCCCTACCCGCAGGAGGGCATCGTCGCCGCGGAGATGGCCGTCGCGCTCGCCAAGGGCGAGAAGCTCGACTCCATCGCCACGTCCAAGGTCGACAACGCCGGCACGAAGGGCATCGCCACCGTCCTCGTCCCGGTCGTCTCGCTGACCAAGGACAACATCAAGGACACCGTCCTCAAGGACGGCATCTGGACGCTCGACGAGATCTGCACGGCCAAGTACAAGGCCGCCTGCGACGCCGCGGGCCTGAAGTAG